In Falco naumanni isolate bFalNau1 chromosome 15, bFalNau1.pat, whole genome shotgun sequence, the DNA window CAAATTCACTGGCTGCGATGATATGAGGCACATGTAAAAAGCACGAGCGCAGCATGGAAATAGTATAaaagcaagaagggaaaaataaatagcacCGTCAGTAATGATTATTTCCAAGGACGCTAAAAAAGGAATTGCGTACTAGAGCAGAAAGCTGACTTGTCCTGACTCAGCCACTAAACGGCTGGGGAAGAGCCGGTCAGAGCCCTGGTACACACGTCCCAGGACAGGGGAACTGGGCTCCTCTTTTAGAAGGGCTCCAGTCGCTCCTTTGACAGAGAATCGCTTAACATACCCCAGGTAATCACATACAATCATctcattttaacagaaacaagGAGGAAATAATGCAcgctggctggctggcacagaAACGGCTTCATCTAAACCTTTGTCCTTGGAAAGCCCCAGCTCAACTGTTGCACATCTCCATTTCTTGCTGATTCACTAACTCCCAGCTGGCTACCAAATGCTGCACTGTCTTCACAGTCACTCGCAGAGGCTAAGCTATAACCCCTTCTCTTTCTACTCTGTCTAGTAGTTACCGCCTCTATTCTCTAACACTAAGCACTCTGCCTAAGGCTACTGAGAGCATCAGGGTTAACAAGAGGTCGGGGTCCTCCCAGAGGAGGGGCAGCCATCAGGCAGGTCCCCCTGCCCACATTTCACAGGGGGAGTTACCTCGCCAGGGAAGCCTCAAAAGTGCACTGGTAGCTCTGCATCATCTGTGGAGTGAAGGTCACCGTAGCAAAGGCgtgggagcagctgggcacGCACATCCGAACGGGATCCACCTTGAAAATGTCACTGATGGGGCTGTGAAACTTGGGGGAACCCACAGAGCCCTGTTAGGAGGAAACATCCTTCAGTGTTTCGTACGCAGTCTTATTCTCATATGCGTCACCGGGAACAGCCCCAGACAGCGTGTCTCCCTTCCTGCTTGCCCTGGGCAGGCTCCTTCCATCGCAGGGGTGACTCCAAAGGGTGCTGACCTTGCACAGGGAGCCCAGGAGCGCAAAAGCTGGCTTTGAGCACTgggcagccaccccagcacacAAGGGAGGGGGGCACTGCACGGAAACCCCGCGACTAACCTCAAACTGGCctttaaagagaaggaaaaggccAGGGAGCCTGAGGGAATGGTCTGCTTTGAGCCCAGGCACGTCAGGCCAGTAAAGGCCCCCTCTGAGCAGGCTTCCCAGAGATgtgcagaagggtttgggtCTCCCACCAAAGACCCAGCCAGAGCGGTGAGCCAAAGCCTTGCTCGAGACGTGCCAAATTCAGAACTGccaccctggcactgctgctcccccctgTAGCCTGACCTGCACGGAGCTGGACTAGGGCGGGCAGGAGGAAGCAACGAGTCTGGAGAACAAGGCAGCGCAGCCTGTAAAGAGCAACGGTCACCTTGGCCTCTTGTTCTTACCTCACCGGCGATGGGCTTGATGGAAAGGACCACATCGCAGGGGACTTTGTTGACATTGTGGATCTTGAAGCGAGCTGTGGCCCGGTGCCCAACCCGAACGTCGGTGAAGATAAACTTGTTCTCATCTCTGACATACACACCCTTGTCTCGCACCGTCTGCGGGGTCTGGCAGAGGTTGACGTTGCTGCAGATTCGATGCTCCTCAAAGATGGACTCGATGTCATCAACCACAAATGCTgcgagcagagcagagggagggctGAATGCTGAATTCCTGATGAATTTTTCGGGACCCTGCTGGCCTCTCGGAAGGCTTGATAAACCCTTTCTGCCCAGGTCACTGCAAAACCCAGCCTTGGGTGGGGGGTCGGCTGCGAGGATGGAGCTCAGTCCCAGTCAAGGagtattgctttccttttatcctTCCATGcatccctcccagcctctccccgcTGGCTGACTTGAAAAGAACTGGAACCTCTGAGGATTTTAGGGTTTAGCCTCAAGGTCAGGGCGCCTCTCTAACCAAGCAGTAAGTTTAGGTGCTGaccagcagcaggtctggctGTGGGAACCTGTGGACGGGGCGTACCTGGGAGGCAGGACTCAGCCAGCAGGGTATAGGGGATGCCGAGGGGATTGTCCTGGGGGTCTCTGTCGCTGATATCGATGCGCAGGTGCTCCTCGCACGTCCCCAGTGATTCCGCAGAGCAATCCACCGTGATCATCTGCTGGCCCCCAGGAGGGATGGAACCAAAGCCAGGGTACACCGTGAACATGCCTAGAGTGACGTGAGCCTGCAGAAAGAGTCCCAGGAGAGGCTGACgtccagcagcccagccttgAGCATCCCCAGCAAGGAGTACGCCACTCCTCAACCTCCAGCCAGGCCGAGCCCCCagtcccagggcagggagggatgaCTCCACGGcccagaggcagccccaggacGAGAGGGACaagccaggaggagctgcaggcctGTCCTGGCTGGCACAGAGGAAGGAGTTTGGGTGTAAAAGGTGAAGGTGCTAGCTGGGATCCTCCAGCCTCAGGGGTAAAACAGGAGAGCAGAAATAACTGTGAGAAGTGacgggagggaagggaggggacTGGGAAGACGAAAACACAAGGTCATCTGGTATCTATGGAGTGGGACTTCAAACAGGAACGTGCCCACATCTGTGGTATTCACAGACCTATTCTGGCTAGCAGCCACCAAAACACGGGACCTGCTCCTCTCTCTTGACCCCACAACTCCAAGTCTGAGCCAGAGCACGGGACTGTCAGTGCAactgagcagctcctgcctctgcttgtGGCTGGGAGATGACAGACCTCCATCATGCAGACCATGTCCCACCCCACGGTGATGAGCCCCCCTCAGCGTCCTCCCCCAGCACCCGCAGCAGTGTGTCTTGGGGAACGGGAGCCACCCACCTGCATGAAGGGGCTGGCAACCTTCTGCAGCGAGCGCTTGCTTTTCTTGGCTGAGGAAGTCCTTTGGTGTAAGTTCTCACTCTTGTCAGAGTGGGCAGATTTCATTTGACATCCACtaagaggagaaagcagaaacatccACCATGCTGAGCCCCCACCCTGCCTTCCTCTGAAGCCAAAGCtgaccttcccctccccagagGAAAGCCTCCCTGCCCCTCGCAGCCCCGGCGGCACCTCCTGCAGCTTACGGACAGCTCAGCTGTATCACCAGCTTTGCCCGACACACGGGGACCCTGAGGCACTTTTCCACTCCCCGTTCACAAGCTGGCGACGTGAACTGGACAATAACCCAGGTGTCTGGGCTGCCTGTCACACACCAGCCACGCTGTCGTGCCTCCTCAGGCAGGACAGGTGGTGCAGGTCTTCTCTCACCTTTTCTCTTGCAATCGGGATGCGTCCTGGTCTGCTCGGTAGATGAGGAATTTAAAGTCAAGGCTGCCTTTGTTCTCCAGCATGAAGGTGCAGGTTTTCCTGCTGCCCTTCACCATGGCACCGAAGTTGATGGGCGAGGCGGGGTGAATGCTGTACTTGCTGAACACAGCTTTCGCCGACACTCTCACTGGGATGACGGCGACTGTCTCGCCTCCTCCGCAGATGCTGGACTCCAtcacctgcagccagaggagggctTGGTAAAACCAGCAAAGAGGCCAGCCTCTGACTCTGTTCCCTGATCCCATCCCAGGTCCCCATCAGCTCATCCTCCCTGTTTCAACGCCTCCTCCGGAGCCAGACTTTCAGCTCCGCTTAGGAAGCatcacaaatgttttctgagacATTGCTGTCACCTACGAGAATTACCCAGCTAAAGCCCTCCTTCCAGAAGGCACCTGTCCTGCTCACGCTCCCAAGACGTGCTGTGCCACcactgcctggctggggcagctcaCCTGGCAGTGCAGGATGGGTTTGTCCTCGATACTCATTTCCATCTGGGGGTGGAAGAACACCTGGACCTGCACAGGGTGCCcggaggcagccagcaggccCTTCTGCGGCTGGATAGCGAAGTGGCTTGCCAGGTCTGGTATGGTGGTGCCTGCAGCTTTCAGctggaaactggggagaaagggaaggaacaaAGACCTCTGCAGTTAAAAGTACAAGTGCCACCGGCACAGCCAGGACTTGACATAAgaccataaaaaaattaaaagggaaagagtCCAGCTCTGCTTGGGGAATCTCAGATCTTGACAGAGTGCAGACCATCATGAGTGCATCCCCTCCTTTAAAGAGTCATAAAGAGAAAGGAGCTGCCCCTCAGAGGAAGGCAATGGATCTCAGCAGTGAGTGGCTTCAATTTCAGGGTCTCTCCTGGTTCCTGCTCAGCTGTGAAGGACtgctggtgtggggctgcaCTCTCTTAAAGTCTTTGAGATTAGGGAGCCCGGGCTTTTTATTTAACCAGACCACGAGGCAGCCAGCACGGGAAGCGGTTCTAGCcatgggcaggaggagaaggcaggccTGGGCAGACGGTGGCACCACGCGttcacagagcaggcagctggaccCACCTGTACGCAATCTCGTACTTCCCCTTGTTCCTCAGAGTCAGCACTTGCTTCGCATCATCCAGGACTTTCAGGACTCCAAAATCCACGGTGCCACCTGCACCTGCAGAAAACCCGCAGAGCCAGGCAAGAAATGGGGAGTATTAGTGAGCTGCTACAGACCACACCAAGTGACAAGACAGATATTTCAACACTTCCAGGCCAACTTCAATTGGCCTCTCAATACTGAAAtggggcttataagaaaggtgGGGACAGGTGTTTCCTGGGGGGCTGTAGTGGCAGGACAGGGGGCAATGGCTTTGAACTGGAGGAGGGGAGATTTACATGAGCtgttgggaagaaattcttcactgtgagggtggcgaggcactggcagaggctgcccggagcagctgtggctgccccactCAAGGCcgggttggatggggcttggggcaacctgggctagtggaaggtgttcctgcccatggcaggggggttgggacAAGACGATCtttgaggtcctttccaacccaaactgttctatgacATTTGGAGTTCTCAGGCAGCCCAAAACCCTTCTCAGCAAGTTTCCAttcttggaaattttctttAGCTACTTTGCTGCCCTTGCTCTTCTTACTCGGAGAATATCTGCAGGGTTTAGCAGGTGAGGAGCTGGGTTTCTGCCTTCTTGCTTCCAAGCACTGATCCAACAACTTTATGTGCCCTGCTGAGCCCTCAGGAGCTGCCAATTGCTCGCTCACATCGCTGTGGTTTCTAAGCCCCCAGACCAACCTGCACACTGCAAAGCTCAGGGGCGAGAGACTcgaggctggctgtgccctgacAGCCCTTCACTCCACTCAACCTGCAGGATACGCGCTTTATGTGACCGGGCCACGCTTGCATGCTACCCCATCCCAAGCGCTTTGGTTGCTCACCTGCCAAGGCAAGGCAACGCACCCggactgctttgttttggggcATCCACTGACCTTTAGGAATGTCGATGACTGGAGCAACATCATAGCCCTCTGCAGAAATGCGGATATTTTCAGCCTGGACAATCCCCAGGATGTTTTCTGCATCTGAAACCTGAGGCAGCGAGAAACGAACACTGCTTAGACCGTTCTATTAAATTCTTTTGGTAGACAACGTACGAGTCCTTGTCTCTGCTGGCTGCTTCCACCATGGCCTCCCCTGCTTGACAAGCACTTGTGGATTCCCAAACTCTCCCAACCTGCTCATCTCACGGGCTGACCCAGCgagatgctgctgcagtaaGAAGCCCTACCAGCCCAGCTCGGCACTCCTTCAGCAGGGAGTGCTGCCGCGGAAGCACCCGGGGAGACACAGCGATGGAAAAACAACCTCAAGAAGTGTGAGGTGTCCCAGAGCAGGTGGCATTGACCGTCAACCCTCTCCCCTTCAATCACCCAGCATCCTCACTGAAGTGCAGCCCCCAAACCACGGGGAACAAAAGCCCAGGGTGACAGCTTGCTGCTCTCCGTTAAGAGCCCCGGACAGGCTCCAGCATGGGCGCAGGGAGCACGCCGAGGTCTGGACAGCCAAACAACAGCATTCAACCACGCACAGCGGCAGGGTGGCTGTAACGCGGGCTCAGGACACAGCGCCTGGTTGTCTGGGCTGACGCAGATGCTCAGGGATGCACCATGTGCTCTGGTGAACCCAGGCTGAGGCAGCAGAAGTTGGGGTCACAGCAGCCTTGTGTCCCTCAGGTGCAGCTCTTCCTGGCCCGGCAGCACACATGCCCCCTGAAGCTCAGCTATAAGAGCAAGTTCCTTGCTGCTAAGGGCCTGCCCCCCCGGCGATGCGGGTAGAAAGGAACCTCCGGAAGGCTCATCCTTTGTCCCCCTCTTTGCAGGGAACCCTTCAAGCACAGCCTCCACCCCGAAAGATCTCGCCCTGCCAGGGAGGGCACAGTCCCCCTCACCTCCAGTCGGATCTTCTTCTTAATGCTGAGAGCCTTTGTGGGCTTGAAATACAGATGCACGTCAAACTCCGTGCGCGGACCAACGATGCCCTCGCGTTGTGACATGGAGAAGTCCTCGCCCAGGTTTTCCAGCCCACAGAGCCGCCaggccacaggcagcagggtgctgtTTCGCAGGACCAGGGTCTTGCTGTCCTCCCTGCAGAGGCGGAAAGAcaccctgcaccagctgctccaTGGTCAGGATAGGCCTTGCAACTGAATGCATCTTGGAGCAGCCCTATGCattagtttatatatatatctttatcTATACACATCCAGTATTTATAGTATCCATAACATTagttaaatgttttctctgtgtcaCAAGTCTCAGAGGTGAGGtcctggggaagggctgggcgCTAACGGTGTATCCAACAGAAGGGACATAAGGAGGAGCAACTGCACTGCTCTCCAAACCAGCAGACGAGATACAAATGAATCAAGATGCCCATTGCACCACGTTGCTGGGGGCTACAGAGCTTGTGGCTGTCCTGAGAGAACCAAGCCAGCAAGGAACGGTGAGCAAGAGACCGGGAACTGCTGGCAGAAAGAGGGACGCCAGCCCAACACCCAGCCTGAAGGGCCATGCAGCCAGCCAGAGAGGCTGAAGGGGAGCTCACCGACAGCACCCGTCCCCAGCAGAGGGGCCGTGGGATGACTGACctgtgcagaagcagcctgttgAAATGCACATGCTCGGGGCTGACCCTCAGCTCCACCTGCACcccctggcagcacagggggaaGACCACCGGCTCTGGGTTCTCCTTAATGCGGCAGACGAGCTTGTCTTCCACCAGACCAGCTGAAGTGGGGTACGCCCAAATGCTCAGCTTCTAGCCCCGTCCCCgaaacaagaaatacagaagagcactCAGTGAGCAGGAGGAATGGCTCCTGGGCACTTACACCAGTGCCTGCCCTACCTGCTGTCCCCTACCTGCTTCTCGTTCGGTTTCAGCCTCATGCTGGGAGGTTCTACAAGGAACGTGTCCGCCTTGAGATCGCGCTCAAAGGAGAAATGCGCCTCTACTTCCAAGGGGGTGACGTTGAGGATGGTTATCGTCTCACAGTTGCTGGGATAGTTCAGTGCCTTGTACCTGTCcacaaaaggggaaaaggcTGCAGAGGAGACCATCGCCTTCATCCCACACCAAGGAAAGCGCCATGTCCTGGCAGCGGGAGGCTGCACTGCAAGACCATGTTCCAACAAGCAGGCCAAGAAAAAGGATCATTTTCAGGGGCACACTGGATGCTATGTGTGTCCGTCCTTGCGTTACTTTGATGTCCACCCCTGTACTTGGTGCCTCCAGCCCAGACACGTGATGATGCACAGGCCACTTAAAGAGCAttttacaaaatagaaattcAAAGACACCTGGAAAAACAGAGGTACTGCAGGCACATGGGTTCGCCCCCTTTCTTTGTTGGgtttccttccctgcagggtAGAAAGAAATGCTCTTggaaagagcttttaaaaatagtttagcTTTTGTCTTCCAAAACAGTCACGAGATTGCCTTGTATTTCACAGGTTAGCTCAAGGTCTGAGGGAAGGAAATAGAGAGGATTCATTCCCAAGAGGaatgctgaatttaaaaaacatcCCTTCCCTCGGGTATGGAGCAGATTTTGGAGTTAAAGGGTTAAAAAGCGCAAACAGAAACCCAAGGCCATGCATCAGCCTGGCTAAAGAtcctcttttgctttctgaactgtttttatttcatttgcttgGGTTGTCAAAATACCACTAGCTCTCCAGAGCTCCCACAAAGAGGAGAACTTAATttctaatactgaaaaaaaaaaagctatgttaaaaatagaaatgcgCCAGCAGCTACAATGGCAACTTTTTCAGGCAGACTTTGTCCAGCATTGAGGACGGGGAaacagaatttccattttcattccCCTGCAGATCCCCCGTGCCCCCATATCGGCAGGTCGAATCATAAGTCCTTACTAATATTACAAATGGAATGAATGTTTTACAAAACCATCAGCAGAATAATTGCTTGTTCAGTCCACCTGTAGAGctcaaagcactttaaaaaaaacaccataaagTTCATTTCGTAGGTGGCGAAGCTGAGATGTGGCGGGGGGACACAAGCTGCTCCAAGTGACCTTCAGGCTGGAAGCAGCACATGGCTCTGGCCACCAAGGCACCCACCAGGGAGGAAGATCGCTCCGTCtctcccctgctcctccaggaCTCACTTGCCCATCATCTGCTCAAGTTCACACATCTGTGGCCCTTCAGCCCCCTGCATCTCCCAGGCAGGTCTCCACCTGGGCCTGCCCTGAACTGTGCCTCTGGGACGGCTCGTCCCCAGACGTGTCCGTGACAGCACGAGGCCCTGGAGGTGCCATCCCAACGTCCCATGCTGCGCAGGCAGCACATCAGTGTGCTCGCTCAGGGCGGGGAGCACGTACCAGTCTCTTGACTTCCCACACAGCAGCGGTCCAAAGTGGAAGACACCCGTCTCCGTGACATACTGCTTGAAGACAATGTCGTCGTCTGCCTTGCTCTTCCTCCGGTGGGGAAACACCAGCCTGGGCAGAGAAAACAGGGAATGAGGAGCCGTGAGATGCTCCAAGCAGAAAACCTGGTCAGAAAGCCGTAACCCTTACTGGTGGCTGCGGTACCAGTATTCCCAGCTCCAGGCATGGGACAAGATGCTGGGCGGCTCAGGCAGCACGCTCTGCCCGAGCCAGAAGGTCACCGGGGTACaaggggcagccctggctctgaGCCCAGGGGGGAGCAGCGTGGGAGGCTCTCAGGGGCAAGCCTTACCGTGGGTCTTGGCTGATGGTGGGGTACAGGCAGGTGcccctgcagggcagctggtACAGTCGCTTTGTCCCCAGGATCTCGAAACGCAGCGTCTGCTCAAACTGGCCCAGCACCGTGGAGCTGAAGTGGACCTTCAGTTCCACCTCGCCGCGGGCAGGCACTATCCACCggcagctgctcagcctggcagtTAAAGAGGGGGCTTCAGACACGGCTAATGAGCAAACAAGACGAGGAGGAGGGTTGTGGACTCGCCATCCCACGGAGGCACCAACAGAGGGGCCCTGAGGAGCTGGGGATGACAGACCTCACTTGACAGGGTGGCCGCGAAGCAGAAGGATCTCCTCAGCCCTCAGCTCACCTGACATGTCTCGGCGGGGATGGGACCGTGTCCTCGCCGCTTTGGTGCGCCCCAGGAGAAGATGTGGGTGCTTCCCTGTCCAGCCCCTGGAGACATCTCCTGCCCCGACCGGAGCTCTGCTTCTCCCTCGCAGCCTCCCAGCTGCCCGCAGCTTTCTCCTTGCTCAACTGGCTCCTCACAGGGGCGACCTGCTCCTCTGCGGTCTGAGCCacaaggggagggagaaaacagagaGGTGAGACCTGCCCCGAGACATCCCCCTCCGGGAAAGCAAGCTGTGGGTTTGTTAACAATTAGGGGAAGCACTAAATAAACAACCGCATCTGCCCAGGGACTTGGTCTTCCTCATCAGGTTTAGTTTTGCCTACAACACTCTCCTTGCCCAGGACCTCAAGGCAAGGTGAGGGcttgaggtgtttttttaaaccgTTATTCTCATCTTACAGACATCACAGTGatccttccccacccacccccctgccctggcaccttCACTTCGGGCACAACGGGGGCATCCACGAGACTTACGGCAGCATTCTTGTCGTCTTCTGCAGTGGCGCCTTCTGGCACAACAAAGACAAAGTGCTTGAGggcttctcctgctgcaggggcCATCCGCTCTGCCGGGCAGTGGATCACGGAGTAGAAAGCAGTAGGGGGAATGGGAAGCCCGGAGGGACCCAGTCCAAGGCTATCCAGGACCTAAAGCGTAAGAGAAAACCCCGTTTGTACCCCTGTCACCTTCATCCTCACACTCACTCCTTAAAGGCACGGAGCTTTCGGCAATGTGGTGGGGCTTTATTTATATGGGGCACAGCGCTTCTTCATGCCCAGTGGAGTGGGCAGGCTCCAGAGCAGCGCCAGGACCTACAAGTGGGACCTAGAGAGAGAAACCTCTCCCTGGAGTGACTCAGCTGAAGGAAACCtgagctgccctgccctgggaccATTTGCAATGATTTCCAGGCTGGGAAATTCTCTGAACAGACGGGATGCTTGTACAGAGAGCACTCCTGCTTCCCACCCACCTGAGGGATGGTGAGAACCTCCCCCAGCCACGGGGCTGCTGCGGAGCCATTGTGGAACATCATCGGTGGCCTGGACAAGGCTCTGTGCCATTGTCACCTGGTGGGACACGATGCACCGGGGCCCAGGAGCACGGCAGGCTCAGCCTCCGAGCCTCACAGGGCTTTACCTGCTCTGCCGCTGGCAGCTCGCTGCTCTCCAGGATCTTCCTAGTCACATCTTCTGAGCCCAGCACCTGGATGTCCAAGCAGGGCACCCCGACACCCTGGCCTCTGGCTGACACTTTTGCACCTTCCCCTTCCAGCTGAGGTATTCTGGCATCCTCAAGAGCCTTCAGTTTTGACAGATGCTCTTTCTCCAGCCTTTCCTGATGCTCCTTCTCTCTGTCCCTCCGGCTCCTGGGGCTGGATgcgtgctggggctgctcttctgctggGTGCCGTGTGTCCTCGTGGCTCAGGGGGAACAGCAGGATACCCTGAACCCTGTCCCAGGATGACAATACACGCGCAACATCCTTCTGCGACGTCTTGTAGATATTAAACCTCAGGGCCAAGTTCTCGCTGTCACTCTGGGCCTCATTTTTGGTTTCGCCCTCTTCCAGGTCTGTGGGgcatgcagctgctgccaggtggGCATCCATCAGGGTGACCTTACTCTGCTTTTGCT includes these proteins:
- the LOC121098020 gene encoding hydrocephalus-inducing protein homolog, with product MASALLCLLKAVGSRPHIYVVNLFQDYVSFKAWETSAKEQEGREQEEAARRERERLWEMDEDEYEALSAEQKIQLHNQIRQVQRERRQREMEQLARELEEKRQQELERLKEEELKNSEQGKRKTGKDQENALRRESRPGVRQGMNSPTSNTNTSSSDRSEVAKGAVKTRSVRKHLGSVARCTKEDEQKQSKVTLMDAHLAAAACPTDLEEGETKNEAQSDSENLALRFNIYKTSQKDVARVLSSWDRVQGILLFPLSHEDTRHPAEEQPQHASSPRSRRDREKEHQERLEKEHLSKLKALEDARIPQLEGEGAKVSARGQGVGVPCLDIQVLGSEDVTRKILESSELPAAEQVLDSLGLGPSGLPIPPTAFYSVIHCPAERMAPAAGEALKHFVFVVPEGATAEDDKNAATAEEQVAPVRSQLSKEKAAGSWEAAREKQSSGRGRRCLQGLDREAPTSSPGAHQSGEDTVPSPPRHVRLSSCRWIVPARGEVELKVHFSSTVLGQFEQTLRFEILGTKRLYQLPCRGTCLYPTISQDPRLVFPHRRKSKADDDIVFKQYVTETGVFHFGPLLCGKSRDWYKALNYPSNCETITILNVTPLEVEAHFSFERDLKADTFLVEPPSMRLKPNEKQKLSIWAYPTSAGLVEDKLVCRIKENPEPVVFPLCCQGVQVELRVSPEHVHFNRLLLHREDSKTLVLRNSTLLPVAWRLCGLENLGEDFSMSQREGIVGPRTEFDVHLYFKPTKALSIKKKIRLEVSDAENILGIVQAENIRISAEGYDVAPVIDIPKGAGGTVDFGVLKVLDDAKQVLTLRNKGKYEIAYSFQLKAAGTTIPDLASHFAIQPQKGLLAASGHPVQVQVFFHPQMEMSIEDKPILHCQVMESSICGGGETVAVIPVRVSAKAVFSKYSIHPASPINFGAMVKGSRKTCTFMLENKGSLDFKFLIYRADQDASRLQEKSGCQMKSAHSDKSENLHQRTSSAKKSKRSLQKVASPFMQAHVTLGMFTVYPGFGSIPPGGQQMITVDCSAESLGTCEEHLRIDISDRDPQDNPLGIPYTLLAESCLPAFVVDDIESIFEEHRICSNVNLCQTPQTVRDKGVYVRDENKFIFTDVRVGHRATARFKIHNVNKVPCDVVLSIKPIAGEGSVGSPKFHSPISDIFKVDPVRMCVPSCSHAFATVTFTPQMMQSYQCTFEASLASPAAIKAQSLTFRVSGDGTLPRVTVLRPVLHSKRGNPLLVFKKLLLGDSQKLPLVLHNGGTLPVQLTIDLLDEVGVFFLKARPTTQCVYQAGGVKDSPAGERKPHTALLVLLRGELAEFDVLFKPTLAQRVEGRIHLSVVNNPYEENDIQLVGEGYEDDFTLDNIHGLVADSEEEENAEGNLEEDVIEAAARVNHIPFGDCHIGKPYSVTFTITNRSRTEAMRFEWLADTPFHFSPKVGHLHAGCAKAITVTLKSDVAVTFKMHPVKCKVARITFPLPPEQIKDWDDCLRTIKWVDTTMRGPGATWPVKKKVIETDPEPAHAVLEESSREVELCLSAVVDYAELKLDTDTIQFEETLPFQTRTFP